CCGACGCAAACGGGTACATCTGGCACACCACCGGTTCGGGTAAGACTCTGACATCGTTCAAGGCGGCTCAGATCATGACCGGCCTGCCTGACGTTCACAAAGTCGTCTTCTGCGTCGACCGCAAGGATCTGGACTACCAGACCATCCGGGAATTCAACGGCTTCAGCAAAGGCAGCGTCGACAGCACCAACAACACAAAGACGCTGGTCAGCCAGTTTGCTGACGTGGATACCAAGCTGATTGTGACAACTCTGCAGAAGCTGAACACCGCCATCAGCAAACCGGCCTATCTGCAGCAGATGAGCCGCCTGCAGGACGAGCGGATTATCTTCATCTTTGACGAATGCCATCGCAGCCAGTTCGGGGACACTCATCAACGCATCTGTGCGTTCTTTCGCAATCACCAGATGTTCGGCTTCACCGGAACACCGATCTTTGCAGACAACGCGGTCGCCAAAGACGGAAAGAAACACACCACCAAACATCTGTTCCACCAGCAACTGCATTCCTACGTGATCACCGATGCGATCAAAGACGAAAACGTGCTGAAGTTCGCGGTGGAATACGTCGGCAAGTACAAGCAGAAAGACGGCAACCCCACAAAGCTGGACATCAAAGTCGAAGACATCGACACCAAAGAAGTGCTGGAATCGCTGGACCGGCTGGAAAAGATCGCCGACTACATCATCGACCGCCATGCTGTGAAGACTCGCAACAAAGAATTCACCGCGATGATGTGCGTGAGTTCTGTGGACGTGCTGATCAAATACTACGAACTGTTCGCCCGGAAAAAGGCCGAAGGCAAACACAAACTGAAGGTGGCCACGATCTTCAGCTATACGTCCAACGAAGAAGACCCCGATGCCGACGGCAATCTGGACGGCGATGCCGAAATCGTCGGCGGGGAAGGCGGCAACCCGCACACTCGAGACAAGCTGGACGGCTTCATCGCCGATTACAACGCGATGTTCGGCACCAACTTTTCCACAAAGGACACGCAGTCGTTCTACAACTACTATCAGGACCTGGCCAAAAAGGTCAAAGACAGGAAGGTCGATGTTCTGCTCGTGGTGAACATGTTTCTGACGGGCTTCGACAGCAAGCCGCTGAACACGCTGTACGTGGACAAGAACCTGAAATATCACGGGCTGATTCAGGCGTATTCCCGGACCAATCGCATTCTGAATGAAGTCAAGAGTCAGGGGAACATCGTGGTGTTCCGCAACCTGAAGAAAGCCACGGACGATGCCATCGCGCTGTTTAGTAACAAGCAGGCCAAAGAAGACATCTTTGTTCCGCCCTACGAAGACTATGTGAAGAAATTCAACGAAGCGGTGGTGGAACTTTTGGCTCTCACGCCAACCGTGGACAGCGTCAAAGATTTGCCGGACGAAGAAGCGGAACTGAAGTTCGTGAAGATCTTCCGCGAACTGATGCGACTGCGGAACATTCTGGAATCGTTCTCGGAATTCACCGACGAAGATCTGGCTTTGACGGCTCAGCGTTTTGCCGACTATCGCAGTGCCTATCTGGACCTGTACGACAAGGTGAAGACGGACACTCAGAAGGAAAAGGCGTCGATTCTGGATGACGTCGACTTCGAACTGGAACTGATTCACCGCGACATCATCAACGTGCAGTACATCCTGACCTTGCTGGCTCAGTTGTACGACGCCGACGAACCGGAACAGCAGAAACTGCGATCGCTGATTCTGGACACCGTCGCGGGCGACATCGAACTGCGAACCAAGCGCGAACTGATCGAAAAGTTCATCGACAGCACAATGCCGGACATCACCAACGCGGCCGAGATTCCAGACTGCTTCGAGGACTTCTGGGAACAGGAACGGCAATCGGCCTTTGACCGGCTATGCAAAGAAGAGCAACTGGACGCGGACAAGCTGAAAAAGGTGATCGACCGCTACGTCTACACCGGCCAGGAACCACTACCCGACCCGGACATCGTCGACCTGATCATCCGCCCATTGAAGCTGGCAGAACGTGGCCCGACTCGAAGGCGCGTGCTGGACCGCATCATGGATTTCGTGGCAACGTTCATTCGCGGGATCGTGGCGTGAATTTGAAAGAACATCCGGTTCGTGGTCAGTACGATCTCGACGCGGCTACTGGCTGGCTTGATCACCGACGGGAATCGCGGTCTCCTGACCGTATGCCGATCACCAGGACTCGGCACCATAAAGGCTATGAAATGTAAGACGTTCCGATCAGGGACATTCGGACATATCTGGAAGACGCAATTCAGGAAGCACTTCCAGCGGGCAAGCGCAGTCTTCCAGCGGATCTGCCGAACATCACACGGTTTTCGACATCCAACAACAACCTGGACAAACCGCTCAAAAAGATCATCGAAGCGGCTTGAGGTTCCGTGGGCAAAGCTGTTTCAGAACCTGCGGCCATCGTGTGAACCCCAGTGGCTCAAGGAAGTTGCACGGACAGATCTGGTGGCAAGTTGGGTCAGCCACAGCGTCAAGGTTCAGCGACAAAACTACGTTCAGCACACCAATAACGACATCGAAGCATTCAACGCCATGGCGACTTCGAAAAGTGGCAACACAGGTGGCAACTTCAAAACCGCAGAAAACGCTGGAAGGCAGTATTCTTGCTAGTCAAACGCTGGCGAAGAGTACCCCGAGCAGGACTCGAACCTGCAACCTGCCGCTTAGAAGGCGGCTGCTCTATCCAGTTGAGCTATCGGGGCATTGAGTGTTGACGACGCGGGCCATCGTGGCCGGCAGCGTGTGAGTTTAGCAGACGTTCGCTTTTGAACAGACACAACAGGCCGATTCTGGTTCCGATTGTTGACAGATTCCGGAGGGCAGGGCACCCGCGATTACCCCTTGACTTTGTACCCTATTTTCTGAAGCTCCGCGCGCACGGCTTCCAGCTGATTGCCCTGAATTTCAATATGTTCATCGTGCAGGCTTCCTCCGGCACCGCACTTGCTCTTCAGCGTTGCCAGCAGCGATGGCAAGTCGTTACCAACGGCTGGCAGGTCGCGAATCACGGTGACCGTTTTTCCTCGCTTGCGTTTTTCGATTGCCAGACGAGCCGTTTGTTTGTCGGGAGCGATCCGAAACGGGGCTTCGGGAGGCGGTGGCGGGCAGGTGCAGTTTTCTTCGAGTTCATCGCAAACGTCGCAGTGCGGCGGGCGGTCGAAGGGAGTGCCAGCGAATAGTCGCGTCATGGATGAGTCCTCAGATACGCGGCAAACAACAATCGGAAAGCGGGCGAAAATTCGTCCGGGGCCGCTTCAACGCGAGCCCGCGCTTCCTCCAATGTGACCCACTTTATGTCGGCAATTTCTGAGGAATCGACCGCGATATCCGCATCAGAACGGGCCTCGTACAACTCAGTGAATTCGTTGGAGGTTGCCGCACAGGCGTCGAACTTCGCAACGTGCGCAAGCGATGCCGAGACGCCCAGTTCTTCAAGCAGCTCGCGTTCTGCGGCGGTCGAGTACGATTCGCCGGCGGACACATGGCCCGATGCCGATGACGTCCAGACGGAAGGAAACTCTTCCTTTGTGGCCGTTCGCAGATGGATCAGAATTCGCCCGTCAGTGCGAAACAGAAAGATGTGAACGGCTCGATGTCGCAGTCCCTGGCGATGCACTTCACTGCGCGACATACGTTCGATGGGGACATCGAATTCGTCGACAACATCGAAAAATTCTTCCGTAGCGGCGGCCATAGTTTGGTTTTCCGAGCGAATCCGGTCGGTGGTGACGTTTGATGTGTGTGAGAAGCCGGGCTGCGAGGAAAGCGGCCCGTCAGACCTGAGTAGCAGACAGATTTGCAACGCCTTACGTGATTCCGTGGCCTAAAAGGGGCCGCGCGTTGAGAATTGCGGGAATATCGGGTAAAATAGCGTTTTTCGAGCGATTTTGAGCAAAATTGAGGTCTGAGAAATGGGCGACGAAGCTGCAGTTAGTGCCTCGAAGGCGGACATTGCCAAGTCAGCACTCAAAGACACGGGAGGCTCACTGGGCACCGGTCTAGGCGGGCGGATCACCAAGCTCACCTTTACAGGGGCCAAATTCGGCGACCCGGAAATGGAGCACGTTCCCGCTCTGGAAGACCTGCGGGAAGTTAACCTGAACGGCACCAAAGTTACAGACGTCGGGCTCGCTCAGCTCAAAAAAGTCAAGAACCTCAAGCACCTCACCCTGACCGGCACCATGGTGACCGACAGTGGCCTGGCTCACTTGAAAACGTTGACCGGACTGCAGGTGCTGGTCCTTTCGAAGGGCAAAGTCACGGACACGGGCCTGGCTCATCTGAAAAAGCTGACCGGGCTGCAGGAACTGTATCTCGCCAACACCAGCGTCTCAGACAAGGGCCTGGAACACCTCGCCGCACTGACTCAACTAACCGCGATTGGTTTAAGCGGCACCGAAATCACAGATGCGGGATTGGCTCACCTGAAGAAGCTGAAAAAGCTGGAAGTGCTGCTTCTGCGTGACAATGCCAACATCACGGACGAAGGGCTGAAACAGCTGAAGGGGCTGAAAAATCTTTGCCGTCTCTGGCTGCGAGGAACCGGCGTCACCGACGATGGGCTGGTCTATCTTGAAAAGATGCCCGATCTGCAGTGGTTGGAACTGAACGAAACCGCCGTGACCGACAAAGGCCTGGCTCACCTGGTTCCGCTGGTTGAACTGGAAACACTCAGCCTGCGAAATTGCGACATCACCGACAAGGGAATCCCGAAGCTGAAGAAGCTGAAGCACCTCGGCACACTTTGTCTGGCAGAAACAAAAGTCACGCCCGACGGACTGCGAAGTTTGAAGAACGCGTTGCCTCGCTGCCGCGCGGAAATCTGATAACGTCGAAGACGTCGAGCGTCAGCCGCAAAGCTGGTGCTGTGTCAGCATTTCACGTTGGTTCGACCGCAGGGTTTAGCTCTGACGGTGACCGAACTTCCTGCAACGAGCAACCGCCGTTCCGGCAATGGCGTGATGTGGTGTGCTCAATCCGGCCTGCGTTTAGTGCTCGGCGGCTTCGTCCTCCGTCGCCCGCTGGTGTCGACGATAGTCCCACAGCACCAGCTGGAATGCGAAAAGGTCGTAAGTAGCGTGAGCGGTCATGGGGATCAGCAGGTTGGGCGTCGGATCGGCCGACATTAATGCGGTCAGGTACAGTCCAACCAACCCGGCCAGCCACGCGTACATCGGCGTGACAGCGTGAGCCAGGCCGAACAGAACGTTCATGACAACGATCGCCAACGTTGGATTCCACGCCTTGCCCCACTGGTACAACAAGCCTCGAAACAGCACCTCTTCGCAGACACCCGCCAACAGCGCGAGGAACACGATGTCGATAAAGCGACACTTTTCCAGTAGCGGTCCCAGCATGTCTCGCAGGAACTTTCGAATCTGTTGAAGGCCGTTACTGTTGGATAACCATGCAGCGGCCAGCAGCAACAGCATGGGAATCGTTGCCAGCAGGCCCAGTCCGAAATCGTGCAGCGACCATGTCAGTTCGCCCGTCGGAGGAATGCCGATCAGCCAGCCAACCAAAATGGCGACGACCAGCAGGCCGCCTTCGAACAGCCCGGCGCTGATCAGGAACTGTGAAACCGTCATCGGTTCCGGTTGAGGGATTTCGTCGGGCATCGTTGGCAATTTAAGTTCAGAGGCGTGTGACTGCATTGAAGCGAATTGTAGTCGTCGTGTCGCCCGAGAAACCTGGCATTCGCGCGAAGGGCCAGGAAACAGCCTGATGCCACACCGACAACCTGCCGTCACCGCAGCAATAGTGGCATGTCGATTCGACGGTGGGTATCGTTACAGCGTGTTCCGCTGACTTGTGGCCGCGGAACAAGCGTTTCGTACTATCAATGCTGTTTGCCACGAGCCCGAATCGTCCGCGACAAAAGGTAAACTGCTCTAGCGATCGCCGTCAAAACGATCCTATGCCATTCGTTCAGGAAACCCTCAACCATGCCAGCGAATCGACCTGTCTATCTCGGCCCTGTGGCGTTGTTGGTGCTGCCTTTATTGGCAGTCTTCGTGGCGAGGACATCGCTGGCAGACGAAGCCGTTCAACGGCCACTGTGGACGACGTCCAAAATCACAGGATCACCCGAACCGCCGCCGCCGCTAAAGCAGGTGTTGCGATATCCGAAGTTAAAATTTGATCAACCGCTGTACATTGAACTCGATCCCGCAAAGCAGCGACTGTGGGTCATCACTCGTGATGCGAAAGTGTTTTCTTTATGCGACGAACCCGA
This DNA window, taken from Fuerstiella marisgermanici, encodes the following:
- a CDS encoding NUDIX hydrolase, with the protein product MAAATEEFFDVVDEFDVPIERMSRSEVHRQGLRHRAVHIFLFRTDGRILIHLRTATKEEFPSVWTSSASGHVSAGESYSTAAERELLEELGVSASLAHVAKFDACAATSNEFTELYEARSDADIAVDSSEIADIKWVTLEEARARVEAAPDEFSPAFRLLFAAYLRTHP
- a CDS encoding leucine-rich repeat domain-containing protein, whose protein sequence is MGDEAAVSASKADIAKSALKDTGGSLGTGLGGRITKLTFTGAKFGDPEMEHVPALEDLREVNLNGTKVTDVGLAQLKKVKNLKHLTLTGTMVTDSGLAHLKTLTGLQVLVLSKGKVTDTGLAHLKKLTGLQELYLANTSVSDKGLEHLAALTQLTAIGLSGTEITDAGLAHLKKLKKLEVLLLRDNANITDEGLKQLKGLKNLCRLWLRGTGVTDDGLVYLEKMPDLQWLELNETAVTDKGLAHLVPLVELETLSLRNCDITDKGIPKLKKLKHLGTLCLAETKVTPDGLRSLKNALPRCRAEI
- a CDS encoding CPBP family intramembrane glutamic endopeptidase, yielding MPDEIPQPEPMTVSQFLISAGLFEGGLLVVAILVGWLIGIPPTGELTWSLHDFGLGLLATIPMLLLLAAAWLSNSNGLQQIRKFLRDMLGPLLEKCRFIDIVFLALLAGVCEEVLFRGLLYQWGKAWNPTLAIVVMNVLFGLAHAVTPMYAWLAGLVGLYLTALMSADPTPNLLIPMTAHATYDLFAFQLVLWDYRRHQRATEDEAAEH
- a CDS encoding type I restriction endonuclease subunit R; this translates as MSLQMTQSEQILEDNLVAQLIAAGYDKVAVTDEASMLANLKTQVQLFNDVTLTDAEFTRVLHHLNRKSGVFNKAGILRDRMKLTKDDGDTVYLEFFDSTNPLRNRFQVTQQVTMEGSYKNRYDVTILINGLPLVQIELKRRGLEMKEAFNQIQRYQKHTFWSGHGLFHFVQLFVISNGVNTKYYANARKQSFKQTFYWAAKDNTTIRELTPFADAFLNRQHIGTMIGKYIVLNQTDKILMVLRPYQYYATEAIVDRVQNPPEADANGYIWHTTGSGKTLTSFKAAQIMTGLPDVHKVVFCVDRKDLDYQTIREFNGFSKGSVDSTNNTKTLVSQFADVDTKLIVTTLQKLNTAISKPAYLQQMSRLQDERIIFIFDECHRSQFGDTHQRICAFFRNHQMFGFTGTPIFADNAVAKDGKKHTTKHLFHQQLHSYVITDAIKDENVLKFAVEYVGKYKQKDGNPTKLDIKVEDIDTKEVLESLDRLEKIADYIIDRHAVKTRNKEFTAMMCVSSVDVLIKYYELFARKKAEGKHKLKVATIFSYTSNEEDPDADGNLDGDAEIVGGEGGNPHTRDKLDGFIADYNAMFGTNFSTKDTQSFYNYYQDLAKKVKDRKVDVLLVVNMFLTGFDSKPLNTLYVDKNLKYHGLIQAYSRTNRILNEVKSQGNIVVFRNLKKATDDAIALFSNKQAKEDIFVPPYEDYVKKFNEAVVELLALTPTVDSVKDLPDEEAELKFVKIFRELMRLRNILESFSEFTDEDLALTAQRFADYRSAYLDLYDKVKTDTQKEKASILDDVDFELELIHRDIINVQYILTLLAQLYDADEPEQQKLRSLILDTVAGDIELRTKRELIEKFIDSTMPDITNAAEIPDCFEDFWEQERQSAFDRLCKEEQLDADKLKKVIDRYVYTGQEPLPDPDIVDLIIRPLKLAERGPTRRRVLDRIMDFVATFIRGIVA
- a CDS encoding translation initiation factor, with amino-acid sequence MTRLFAGTPFDRPPHCDVCDELEENCTCPPPPPEAPFRIAPDKQTARLAIEKRKRGKTVTVIRDLPAVGNDLPSLLATLKSKCGAGGSLHDEHIEIQGNQLEAVRAELQKIGYKVKG